From Pyrenophora tritici-repentis strain M4 chromosome 1, whole genome shotgun sequence, the proteins below share one genomic window:
- a CDS encoding CwfJ domain containing protein has product MASKIVVVGDVSGHFKAVFQKLGALQAKNNFAFALVAGDLFAPSHEAEGADDVQSLIDGKIDVPLPTYFALGNHPLPPAVVEKLESSSDELCHNLFFLGKRTTMKTSEGIRIVALGGRLDPKIVAGQSKDKYPPFYSETDAKILRGATTADILITNEWPEDIRKRSKVEFNPDVEPTTQQCIADLDVILKPKYHFSTSGGTFYEREPFFHAPSDGTDNLYPVTRFISLASYGNPNKQKWIYAFSLEPSASHPVSPPAGSTACPVTLSEKKRAAPEHREQHLVYDDGNRGRRGNKRRKGEPRGPITASECFFCLANENIATHLVTSIGENSYLTTAKGPLPTPQTFAKLGFPCHMLIIPFTHQPTLGSMEEEERRATYAEMQKYRRSMNSMLNSVADKEYGSVTWEVSKSSLPHTHWQYLPVNADLISKGLVEAAFKALAENLHWPKFQKEDVGDGFEETSDFFRVLVWNPNDDPDKQTSYVMRFNEEIRFHNQFGREVLAKLLRLDRRVDWKDCGQTQAQEEQDVEKFKEAFKDFDFAA; this is encoded by the exons ATGGCTTCCAAAAT CGTGGTCGTTGGTGACGTCAGTGGTCATTTCAAGGCCGTCTTCCAGAAGCTGGGTGCATTGCAAGCAAAGAACAACTTTGCTTTCGCACTTGTTGCAGGTGATTTGTTTGCGCCCTCACATGAGGCCGAGGGCGCCGATGATGTGCAGTCGCTCATTGACGGCAAAATCGATGTACCACTTCCGACATACTTCGCTCTTGGCAACCATCCTCTTCCACCAGCAGTCGTTGAAAAGTTAGAATCATCGAGCGATGAGCTGTGTCACAATCTTTTCTTCCTTGGTAAGCGGACGACTATGAAGACGTCAGAAGGGATTCGCATAGTTGCACTAGGAGGACGGCTAGATCCAAAGATTGTGGCCGGCCAGTCCAAGGACAAGTACCCGCCCTTCTACAGCGAGACTGATGCCAAGATTCTGAGAGGAGCCACTACAGCGGACATTCTCATCACCAACGAATGGCCAGAAGATATACGAAAACGCTCCAAAGTCGAATTCAACCCTGACGTAGAGCCAACAACACAGCAATGCATCGCGGACTTGGATGTAATACTAAAGCCCAAGTACCATTTCTCGACTTCTGGGGGCACCTTTTACGAGCGAGAGCCATTCTTCCATGCGCCAAGTGATGGGACTGATAACCTCTATCCGGTAACGCGCTTCATTAGCTTGGCCTCCTACGGTAACCCTAACAAGCAGAAGTGGATTTATGCCTTTTCGCTTGAGCCTTCAGCGAGCCATCCAGTCTCACCACCAGCAGGCTCGACGGCTTGCCCGGTGACGCTCTCAGAGAAAAAGCGGGCAGCACCGGAGCATCGTGAGCAGCATCTAGTATATGACGATGGTAATCGCGGTCGAAGAGGCAACAAGAGGCGCAAGGGTGAGCCTCGCGGACCCATTACGGCGTCAGAGTGCTTCTTCTGTTTGGCAAACGAGAACATTGCCACTCATCTCGTGACCTCTATCGGCGAAAACTCATACCTGACCACGGCAAAGGGCCCTCTACCGACACCACAAACCTTTGCCAAACTTGGCTTCCCTTGTCATATGCTCATTATTCCTTTTACGCATCAGCCGACGCTAGGTTCGatggaagaagaagaacgCCGTGCGACTTACGCTGAAATGCAAAAATACCGACGCTCAATGAACAGCATGCTGAACTCTGTGGCAGACAAGGAATATGGGTCTGTCACCTGGGAAGTCAGTAAATCCAGTTTACCGCATACGCACTGGCAATACCTCCCAGTGAACGCAGATCTGATCAGCAAGGGGTTGGTGGAAGCCGCTTTCAAGGCATTAGCGGAAAATCTACATTGGCCAAAGTTTCAAAAGGAGGATGTCGGTGACGGCTTCGAGGAGACGAGCGACTTCTTCAGGGTTTTGGTGTGGAACCCGAATGATGATCCCGATAAACAAACAAGCTACGTCATGCGCTTCAATGAGGAGATACGGTTCCATAACCAGTTTGGACGGGAGGTATTGGCAAAGCTGCTGAGGCTCGATCGCCGCGTTGATTGGAAAGATTGTGGACAAACGCAAGCTCAGGAAGAGCAGGATGTTGAAAAGTTCAAAGAGGCGTTCAAGGATTTCGACTTTGCCGCATAA
- a CDS encoding DUF1524 multi-domain protein, translating into MKTSIFIAVASAALVSAAPAPVSLEARAPPNIPTKATATTLLAGLTVAAQGPQDGYSRDLFPHWITQSGTCNTRETVLKRDGTNVVTNDACASTSGNWLSPYDGGSWTAASDVDIDHMVPLSNAWKSGAAAWTTARRQAFANDLTNPQLLAVTDNVNQAKGDKGPEDWKPPLTSYYCTYSKAWIKVKSVYSLTITSAEKSALTSMLATCSS; encoded by the exons ATGAAGACATCAATCTTCATCGCCGTTGCCTCGGCCGCTCTCGTCTCGGCCGCCCCTGCACCCGTCAGCCTCGAAGCCCGCGCCCCTCCAAACATCCCCACCAAAGCAACCGCTACCACGCTCCTCGCCGGCCTCACCGTTGCCGCTCAAGGTCCCCAAGATGGTTACTCCCGCGATCTTTTCCCTCACTGGATCACCCAATCCGGCACCTGCAACACGCGCGAGACGGTGCTAAAGCGCGACGGAACAAACGTCGTTACAAACGATGCTTGCGCTTCTACCTCTGGAAACTGGCTTAGTCCCTACGACGGCGGTTCTTGGACTGCCGCCAGCGATGTTGATATCGATCATATGGTGCCGTTGAGCAATGCTTGGAAG TCCGGTGCCGCAGCATGGACAACAGCCCGCCGTCAAGCTTTCGCAAACGACCTCACTAACCCCCAACTGCTTGCTGTAACCGACAATGTGAACCAGGCCAAGGGCGACAAGGGTCCTGAGGACTGGAAGCCGCCGCTAACGAGCTACTACTGCACTTACAGTAAGGCGTGGATTAAAGTGAAGAGCGTGTATTCTTTGACGATTACGAGTGCGGAGAAGAGTGCGTTGACTAGTATGTTGGCAACGTGCTCGTCGTAG
- a CDS encoding cAMP-independent regulatory protein pac2, whose protein sequence is METYHGHVRTPNDAIILFEACRIGILPRVQRRLSEKERQQIKSGSVFVWDEREAGMRRWTDGKSWSASRVSGSFLTYREMEGKRGGSAVPAAPVAKRASGKSPDGSSNGDSEGEGPDGYRYKPDGLMKQSFSITTQSGQHLHLISYYSRSNSNNLPQPANDAQLRHIRPPKNMYPESAVNETQTVPAVTRGPMPGSPYSAPGHSMPPSSPYTRGGPVAPMYAVPVYPPTPPNGTSPLHPYYPQHPYFYPGLIYAQPQYHPQAHVYDRPPQHPHAPQAHHPMLMQHPAYAAHAAHAAHAAAQQYMAPSTRAPSTAEQAQHSHLQRASVVAPPPAPAQAIPEQEPSDKSESRAPESNGPAAQRPLPTLGSLLNGDSQDKDNQTGSRSGSRSPNTATRFPRDLAPERLAKNSTAADSSALNKLNSVFVRS, encoded by the exons ATGGAGACCTACCACGGACACGTTCGCACGCCCAATGATGCCATCATTCTGTTCGAGGCCTGCCGTATTGGAATATTACCGCGAGTTCAGCGTCGCCTGTCAGAGAAAGAGCGCCAGCAAATCAAGTCTGGCTCAGTATTCGTATGGGACGAGCGCGAGGCTGGCATGAGGCGGTGGACTGACGGAAAGTCATGGAGTGCGAGTCGCGTATCAGGTAGCTTCCTCACGTACCGAGAGATGGAAGGCAAGAGGGGAGGAAGCGCAGTACCGGCAGCTCCGGTAGCCAAGAGGGCGTCAGGAAAGTCACCCGACGGCTCATCAAACGGAGACTCAGAAGGCGAGGGACCAGATGGATACAGGTACAAGCCAGACGGCCTGATGAAGCAGTCTTTCAGCATCACCACACAGAGCGGACAGCACCTCCACCTCATCAGCTACTACTCGCGATCAAATTCCAACAACCTCCCGCAACCGGCCAACGACGCGCAACTGCGACACATCCGCCCACCAAAGAACATGTATCCAGAGTCAGCAGTCAACGAGACCCAGACCGTGCCTGCCGTCACCCGCGGCCCAATGCCTGGTTCACCATACAGCGCACCTGGACACAGCATGCCACCGTCTTCACCATATACGCGCGGCGGACCCGTTGCGCCAATGTACGCCGTCCCTGTATACCCACCGACTCCGCCCAACGGCACCTCACCGCTGCATCCGTACTATCCGCAACATCCCTACTTCTACCCCGGCCTCATCTATGCACAGCCTCAATATCATCCACAAGCGCACGTCTACGATCGCCCACCGCAACATCCTCACGCCCCCCAAGCCCATCACCCAATGCTGATGCAGCACCCTGCCTACGCCGCGCATGCTGCCCACGCTGCACACGCGGCGGCTCAACAGTACATGGCGCCTTCAACACGCGCTCCATCTACTGCTGAACAAGCGCAACATTCACATCTCCAGCGTGCTAGTGTAGTCGCGCCTCCCCCAGCACCCGCACAAGCAATTCCTGAGCAAG AGCCTTCCGACAAGTCAGAATCTCGCGCGCCCGAGTCAAATGGCCCGGCAGCACAGCGCCCCCTCCCGACACTCGGTTCGTTGTTGAACGGTGACAGCCAGGACAAGGACAACCAGACCGGCAGCCGTTCTGGCAGTCGCAGTCCGAATACTGCAACGAGATTCCCTCGCGATCTTGCACCGGAGAGACTTGCCAAGAACAGCACTGCTGCTGACAGCAGCGCGCTTAACAAGCTCAATAGCGTATTCGTCCGGTCATAG
- a CDS encoding UhpC, Sugar phosphate permease yields the protein MASATERPSPLTDVEKETVVENNSAGIKKVMPKGLEEKLLKHSHDADAAMKAYEGMEGQVIELTEEKNRALLRKIDMHLMPIMCIVYGLNYLDKTTLSYASIMGLRLPPSENKLASGIGLKGDEYSWLGSMFYFGYIAWEYPTTRLLQVLPLGKYSAFNIIMWGLVLSCFAAVENYAGAIAIRFFLGVFEAAVTPGFALFTSQWYTKKEQGSRTGIWFSFNGFAQIFGGCIAYGIAVGCRKTGTTLEPWKIIFLVTGLLTTCLGFLFLWIVPDNQLNCRWLSKEDRLLAIERIRVNAQGVGNKHFKWYQLKEALIDPLSWAFFFYALIADIPNGGISNFFSQLIVGFGYTPEQSLLYGTPGGAVEVVFLIACGYAGDKYGYRILISMIGLCTAMIGMILIVALPLTNNSGRLAGYYLTQASPTPFVALLSLISSNVAGYTKKTTVAAMYLIGYCVGNIIGPQTFRPSDAPRYVPAEVTIIVCWGVCLGILAFIHFYCVWQNKKKAQIRESPEYVRLENQEWLDLTDKENPEFIYTL from the exons ATGGCTTCTGCTACTGAGCGACCGAGTCCATTGACGGACGTTGAGAAAGAGACGGTGGTTGAGAACAACAGCGCGGGCATCAAGAAAGTTATGCCGAAAGGTCTTGAGGAGAAACTCCTGAAGCATTCGCACGATGCAGATGCGGCGATGAAGGCGTATGAGGGCATGGAAGGCCAGGTCATTGAGTTGACCGAGGAGAAGAACCGAGCGCTTTTGAGGAAGATTGACATGCATTTGATGCCT ATCATGTGCATTGTATATGGCTTGAATTATCTTG ACAAAACGACCCTTTCCTACGCCAGTATCATGGGACTCCGACTCCCTCCCTCCGAAAACAAACTAGCATCTGGAATTGGCCTCAAGGGAGACGAGTACTCTTGGCTCGGAAGCATGTTCTACTTTGGATACATTGCGTGGGAATACCCTACAACGCGATTACTCCAAGTTCTCCCGCTAGGGAAATACT CCGCCTTTAACATCATAATGTGGGGTCTCGTACTCTCCTGCTTCGCAGCCGTGGAAAACTACGCCGGCGCAATCGCCATCCGCTTCTTCCTCGGTGTCTTCGAAGCAGCAGTTACCCCTGGCTTCGCCCTGTTCACTTCGCAATGGTACACGAAGAAAGAGCAGGGTTCCCGCACAGGCATCTGGTTCAGTTTCAACGGGTTCGCGCAAATCTTCGGTGGCTGCATCGCCTACGGCATTGCTGTCGGATGCCGAAAGACTGGCACTACGCTTGAGCCGTGGAAAATCATCTTCCTCGTTACTGGGCTGCTAACAACGTGTCTTGGATTCTTGTTCCTCTGGATTGTGCCGGACAACCAGTTGAACTGCAGGTGGCTGAGTAAAGAGGATCGGCTGCTGGCTATCGAGCGCATCCGAGTTAATGCGCAGGGTGTGGGTAATAAACACTTCAAGTGGTATCAACTAAAGGAGGCGCTGATTGACCCATTGAGTTGGGCATTCTTCTTCTACGCCCTTATCGCTGATATACCAAATG GTGGCATAtcaaacttcttctctcAACTTATCGTTGGCTTCGGCTACACTCCCGAGCAATCCCTTCTCTACGGCACCCCCGGCGGAGCCGTCGAAGTCGTCTTCCTCATCGCCTGCGGCTATGCAGGCGACAAGTATGGATATCGCATCCTGATTTCCATGATTGGTCTCTGCACTGCTATGATCGGTATGATCCTCATCGTTGCACTTCCCCTAACAAACAACTCTGGTCGTCTGGCTGGGTACTATCTCACACAGGCTAGCCCAACGCCGTTTGTCGCGCTGCTGAGTTTGATCTCGAGTAATGTGGCGGGGTACACGAAGAAGACGACTGTTGCGGCTATGTATTTGATTGGGTATTGTGTGGGGAATATTATTG GTCCCCAAACCTTCCGCCCATCAGACGCCCCGCGCTACGTCCCCGCAGAAGTCACAATCATCGTCTGCTGGGGCGTTTGTCTCGGTATCCTCGCCTTTATCCACTTCTACTGCGTCTGGCAGAATAAGAAGAAGGCGCAGATTCGTGAGAGCCCCGAGTATGTGAGACTGGAGAACCAAGA GTGGCTTGATCTTACGGATAAGGAGAACCCGGAGTTCATCTATACGTTGTAG
- a CDS encoding SPS1, Serine-threonine protein kinase, translating to MALRVGQILKGARGVYELLYPMKGSTVFKAKVLSSSSLHADWAVVKTANTDLEKMCLKREHRNYRIPAIASSPHIRAMYDTIHSEEEHHQDEEPSCLVFEWMNQDLHSVPPPEFRSNPKLPKVVSKAVLSALDVFKTLNAVHTDISPNNIYLSDAHGVSPVAKLGDLGNLIRDGSVTQRTQCLPCRAPEVWQGHSCRHTSDVWSLGVTLTTKSSPEILFGAADKMILDHTEAWCIAKMIRLMGGPIGQPIDNETYQDEFALAEQLAIMDHPSDGTNLISRDYWRKELENIPDPPVPRDLLDFIESILVIDSEKRPTAAEALMHPYLRTEV from the exons ATGGCTCTACGCGTCGGACAAATTCTCAAAGGAGCGAGAGGAGTGTATGAGTTGCTGTATCCGATGAAGGGCTCGACTGTCTTCAAGGCTAAAGTGCTATCCAGCTCTTCACTACATGCAGACTG GGCTGTTGTAAAGACCGCAAACACCGATCTGGAGAAAATGTGCCTCAAACGCGAGCACCGCAATTACAGGATTCCCGCAATTGCATCAAGCCCACATATCCGAGCGATGTACGACACCATACACTCAGAAGAAGAACATCATCAAGATGAAGAGCCATCATGCCTTGTGTTTGAATGGATGAACCAAGACTTGCATTCCGTGCCACCGCCTGAGTTTCGAAGTAATCCAAAGCTGCCTAAAGTTGTATCCAAGGCGGTTCTGTCGGCTCTTGATGTTTTCAAAACACTGAATGCCGTTCACACAG ATATTAGCCCAAACAACATCTACCTTAGCGACGCCCATGGCGTTTCTCCGGTGGCTAAGCTGGGGGACTTGGGAAACC TGATTAGAGATGGATCGGTAACGCAGCGTACCCAGTGCCTACCGTGTCGAGCGCCAGAGGTTTGGCAAGGTCATTCGTGTCGACATACCTCAGATGTTTGGTCACTCGGAGTCACA TTGACAACCAAATCATCACCAGAAATTCTTTTCGGCGCAGCTGATAAAATGATACTAGACCACACCGAGGCGTGGTGCATTGCAAAGATGATACGTCTCATGGGCGGCCCCATAGGCCAACCTATCGATAATGAGACCTACCAGGATGAGTTTGCGCTTGCGGAACAGCTAGCCATCATGGATCATCCGAGTGATGGCACGAACCTCATCAGTAGAGACTATTGGCGTAAGGAACTGGAGAATATTCCGGACCCCCCTGTCCCACGGGACCTGCTGGACTTTATCGAATCTATACTGGTAATCGACTCGGAGAAGAGACCTACGGCTGCAGAAGCATTGATGCACCCATACTTGCGGACTGAAGTCTAG